ccgcatctgcggaaccttctccgcttctgcgactccgcatctgtggaactaacctcgcaaatgcggcttTCACTAAAGTGTCgaccttctgcttctgcggactccaGCCGCTTCTACAAAAAAATGTGTGCATCTACGGTTCTTCCTCAACAGGCCAACTTCTGCATCTGCGGTAAATTCCTCGCATCTGTGCGCCAGCCCACCAAGACAAAACTCACAGATGCGCTCcactggccgcttctgcggcccctttccgcagatgcgaaaacaccagaCCTTTAAAAACCAGCAATACCAACATCaaccaaaatgatccgaaatctatccaaaatataCCCGAGGCCCCTGGTACCCCATtaaaacacaccaacaagtcataaaacacaaTATGATCCCATTTTAtacttcaaatcacataaaatgacttcaaaactatgaatcaccccTCAAGATCAAAACAGTAAGTTCATATACTTCAAACTTCGAACAAGGCGTCCGATTCAAGCCCAATCtatccggaatgaacccaaattttgcacacaagtcacaattcaCTATACGAACCAAtttcaaggctcggaatcccaaacgaatttcgataacaccaaaacctacttcaaattAACCTTAggaaactctaaaaccttcaagacgCTAACTTTCAACAATAAGCGTCGAAACACTCCCGGTCTACACGAAACTCGATcagaacatacgcccaagtctaaaattatcatacgaaccaattggaaccttcaaattccgatttcGAGAGCGTTTACTCAAAGTATTGACTCACGTCAGACTTGgtcaccttaggccactattatggaATATGTGTTCTGAATTCAACGtgaacccttccaaaaccaaaccaatcatccttctaagtcataaaatagtaaaagcatatgCGGAAAGTCTTTAATAggagaacggggatctagaaagtaaaatgactgGTCTGGTCGTTACAAAGAAACTCTAAGAAGTAGCAAAAAGAGAAGTGTCACATCAACTCACTGCTGTAAAACACTATAAACCATCTTAAAATCAAACACCGCGTAAATCTACCATCACCTTTGCTGTCACAACAactaaggaggaggaggaggaggaggaggagggagGAGAAAATATTCTTAAGTTATCTGTTCTTTGAAtactaattaattttttttaaaagttgatACAAGTTAAATAATGTGGTGACCAAATAGCGCACGCCGTGAAATTTTTACCAATCTCATGCCTCAACCATCTATAACCAGATGCCTTTAGAATCCGAATgagcttttcttttcctttcttttttgtgatatgaaaaaggaaatttttgctttctttatGCTCTGACAATGGAAATATGAACTCGTAGTAGCCACTCACTATCTTTTTCAGTTTCCATATAAAGTTTGAAGGGTTGGGAGAAAAGAAAAAAGTTTAGAATTAATACTGCATGAAAGAGAATAAACTATATGAATATGCAATTAAATCAGGCTTCTTTACAACCATTATTCATGGAAATATAGATACATTTAGCAAGAAGCTGCAAAGGGGTAAAAGACAAATAAAATCTTGCACTCGTATAtaccttattttttgcatttgcaTGCTTTTAATGCTTGTATCGAATTTGAGAAAATTATTCCAGCAGCTACGACCAACAAATGTCAGGAAGACCAATAAACAAATCAGTCTCCACCTCTGAATTCTGGACGCTATGGCTACAGCTTGCCGTTTCTTTCTGTTGGGATATTCGTGTTAGGGGAGGTGGTGGTGCTTCTGGTTGCCGCCTTAGCCCACACTATCATCATGATGATAAGAATTGTCAACAAAACCAGGTCATGCATAAACTTTAGGAGTAATATTTTGGACACTGACAGTATTTAGAACTTTTACACAACTAGATTAAGTTGATTTTGATAAGAAAAGGGACCTTGGACCTAACAACTCCAAAAGCTAGTTTATGAGGTTAGGATTATCCAAAACGAAGTCCAATTTTCTTTCTCATAGGCAATATGGGACTCAATGCCCCTGTACGCCTAGGACTGGACATCTCGAGCGTGGACAATATAAGATGGAGGTCCAATATCGAGTAAACAATAAATTAAGAATGGCCTGATTCTAACACCACGATAAGAAAATGAAATTTGGACCTAACCTTACCCCGAAAGTTAGCTcatgagatgaggattgcccaAGACCATATAAAGAGTCCAAATTTACTTCGCACATCCAAATGGAACTCAACGGACTTACAACAACAAGTAACTCGTCATATCAAGATTGATATGGTAACCTAGAAAGCTGAGTAATTAACGACCTCTTCTAGCTGGTTAATTTGCATCAATGGTATAATATAACTTAAACTCATAGTTTAAACAGGCTTCAGACTATAATTATTGGGTCTAAGATTGCTTTAGCATTTTTCATTAGTCGCATATAATATAATTGCAGCGTTTACTCTCGCAGGTGGTTTTTGGAATTGAACTTGCAGTTTCATAAGCTGTAGAGCTTCATTGATCTAAAACCCTTTTAGTTAATTTAGTTAGAAGAATATACGAAAACAATGATACAAACATGACCTCGGCCACTTTGACAAGATACATTATTATTCGACAGAGCAGATATATGGGAGAGTCAATTAATTCACCTCTTCAGATAATCTTTCATTTTCTTCAAGCAATTGTTTTTCCTGCACAAGAGGAAACAAAAGGCTACTAGTACGGGGAGCACTTAAAGAAGTAGTAAGTAATAAAACCCATGAAATGCATTGAAGTTGTTTCATCATACCTTGGCTTTTAACCGTTGAATTTTGTCCTTGAATAATTGAGTCTAGAAAATGACCAAGAAAGAACTGGTTTAATCAATGAAGGTCAATCACTTAAACATTTTAGGAGTCACCAATtaccaaagaagaagaaaagggaaTCAACTCCACTTTGTAGGACACATATAATTTAAATTGGTACATTAATACCTTTCTTGCCCTGATGTTCTTCAGGCTTCTTTCCAGCTGGCTGTCAATCTCTTGAAGTTCATTCATTGAACATGATCCAATACCTTGACCCATAAGCTTCCTAAGCATTTCAAATTCAAGATTGCACTGAATATGCCAAGAAATATAAAAGAGAGAGTATCACGTTGAAGAATGCAGGGGGAAAAGTAACTGCTAACACAATACCTCTTAGAAACTTCAAGGATCTCGATCTTCTTTGCTATGTTTGCTGTTTCTTCCTTCAAGTGCTGCAAATCAAAATCAATTATGTAATAACATGAGGAGAAAACATGTGGAAAATTTCCCGGAGGAGGATATAAAATAAAGTTTCCTCCAAGAACCAACCAATCTGCAGATGATGAGAGGTAAAAAACAATTGCTTATTTAAAATCCATCTTTACATCACTACTAACAACTTTATGTTCACTTTGGGGTGATCATTTCATTTATTGATTGAATataaacacacacacatatatatatatatatatacatattttattataATATAAACACATAATAATGAGGGAGTGAATGGATCCACGTAAATGTATTTTCATTTTTTTGGGGCAAAGACCGGGCATGTTATGTTGGAATAatagtgaaaaaaataaaaataatactgcAATATTATGTTATTGAAAGCAAAATAGCAATAATATATTTGGAGAAGAAGGGCATGAGGCCTGACCTTCTCAGAACAGTTCCAATCTGGATATAAAAGTCAAGTTCAATCGTCGAAAGTGAGATCTCTTTTAGTCCGGTCTTCTTTTCTCTTTTGAGTCAGGTGCTTAAGACAGGAAATCGGGTTTTCTGAATATCTCTCTTCCGACCTATGTTATAAGTTAGTTTGTTAGAGATCGAAACTGGACCTGACATTTTTGCATGGGCTTGGACTTGCTTTGATGATGAGTAGGCTTGTTGTGCTTTGGCCCTTCTGTGGGCTTTTATTTCAAGAAAATTGGCATTTCAAACGCTTGAATAAAAGAGACTAAGTGTAGTTTATATAGGTGCTTTACAGTGTATTGTTTTAGTGCTGGTTCTAAAATTCatgttggaaaaaataataatcccgTCCAAGAATAATATCAacgacaaataataataacacaagagagtaacaacgacaccaactcttttaatgggtaaaatacaatacccgagcggagcaatataaccactataatattacaacctAGTactgtcaagagactactacaatcttgaaagaaataacactctttatttaaaataCGTCACTGCAATATTACTCACATTTACTATTTATCTCACAAactacaatctgtggattactctctttAACTTatattgtttctctcttattttggtgtaattgaaatgaagaatggaggcctctatttatagtaagagatgccattcaactactacaaagaagatgtcttattgttgatttaatcctataatttttcaacaaagttaggtAACTCTCATTATCTTCAACAAAGTTTTCAACAAAattaggcacctcccatttttTTCAATAAAGTTGTCGACAAAGTTAGGCATCTCacatttttttctttgtttttctttaatatgagccccacaaatctctcccttaattttgatttttctttttcattccaagACTTGATCTCAATCTATGAAAATCCTCAAACTTAAAAGGCTTTGTAAAGATATCTGCAGCCtgatcatgagacttcacatatttgagtTTGACTTCCTTCTTGGCAATGCACTGCCTTTACTTGTAGCCTTTAGCTACAAGTCGTGCCTTATATCTCTCCAGATCTCCATCAACATTCTTATTTACCTTGTATATCCATTTAACTCCAATTGCACGATGACCCTTGGAAAgagttgttaactcccaagtgttgttcttctctattgactcgaTCTCCTCCTGCATGGCTTGTCTCCACCTTTTGTCTTCAACAGCTTCATCAAAATTCATTGGTTCACTATCaacaaagagacaatataaaaaatcaaaattagtaacttcttctatgtcctcatagagctcttgaatacTCTTTGTCCTTTGCGGTTGTTCATTTGAACTTTTTTTAGAAGAGGGAGATACAACATTTGTTGGAGAAGGAAGTGGAGTTGTATCTGGCCCAGGTTCCATggtctctggttcttcttcatcaccaaactatgtaagaaaatcatatgaagtttcttctTTAGCTTCCTAGttccatgccaattcttcatcaaattcaacatcgcGATTTACCATCTTGCAGCTACTTGGGTTGTATAGCTTGTAGCTTTTTGAACTagtatcatagccaacaaacacatgcttgacaTTTCGATCGTCAAGCTTCGCTCTCCCTTGATGTGGAACATGAGCATAGTctatgctcccaaagattctTAAGTGCTTAACACTTGGATTTCTTCCACTTcatgcttcttgaggggtttgatctTTAACATTCTTTGTTGGAGActgttgttcaaataaactgcacaagatATAGTTTCTTTACCAAAGGAAAGTGGATTGATTGGTCCACacacatcagtgtgaacaagctgaagcggcttggttgatcttgacatggcctcctttggaaaattcctccttgcatgttttccaagaagacaagcttcacacaattgattgggatggcTTATTGATAGTATCTcatgcaccatgttcttttctcccattgatttgagcgcttcaaaatttaagtgcccaaatcgcatgtgccaacaccatgattcatattgcacattagccttcaaacatttTGCATCAATTGTCTTAAGATTCAGAGAGAATAATCCATTCTTagccatatgcactttagcaattagaattccacttgaatctctaagccaaagatgcatatttttcatgtggatgtcatattccttttcaagaagttggtccaaacttaaaatattattttttaattttgggacataataaacatcttgaattaacttATGACTACCATCTTTACAGGAGATCAGAATCGTACATATCCCTTcaatttgaatctttgaggtatctccaaaggacacattacctctcaccgttttattgatctccataaacttctctttgcatccacacatatgattgcttgctccattatccaaataccacgagctgcaatcatctttgtcttcttccttgagtgccaTCAACAATGTTGACTcaactttttttttcttgttgGTCAACAAGGTtagatttttcttcaatattGCTACGACATTTCCAAGAGCaatggccaaatttatgacaattataatactcaatttttgatttgtcatacctttgtccattattttcttggtagtagccacgtccttttcctcctctatgtccacgaccacgacctctgaatgtctggtggattttaacttcattgttgaagttgttagcgttgcttcttcctcttccatgactgCCACGACCTCATCTCCGTCCATTCCCTCGATAGCTCTTTTTACCTCCATAATCTTTGAAAGAtgcctgagttttaagaagttgctccaatGGCACTTCTTGTCTCCTCCTGATCTTTTCTTCATGGGCCTGTAAAGAATCCTCCAATTGCTCTAccatcatagagtctaaatccttagactcctcaatagcacaAACTACAAAATCAAATTAAGGTGTTAAAGTGCGAAGGATCTTTTCTACCATACAGACATCTTTTATGTCCTCCACatatcttcttaattgatttacaacagccttcacttttgaacaataatcttaaatgcattcggattctttcatttttaaaacttcaaaatcaacccttagagtttgaagttttatcttcctcaccttgtcaactccttgaagagaattttgtaaaatctctcaagcttcctttgaggtggtagcatctgcTACCTTCTCAAACATGGCATCATCCAGACATTGATGGATGAGCGTGAGGGCTTGTTGATCTTTCTTCCTTGTCTTTGCCAAGACATTTTTTCATTTTGAGGCAGAGCTTTCTTATTATCGGATTTTGCATACCCTCTATCTACAATTTCTCACGCATCATGAGAGCCAAGAATGGCTTTCATACGTAAACACCATTTCttataattatcttttgtgaCACGGGGGTACTGAAAAGACAGCGTACCATTATTTGCCATGTCTCTGATACCACGTTattgggaaaaataataatcccgtccaggaataatatccacgacaaataataataacacaagagagtaacaacgacaccaactcTTTTAATGGATAAAATACAATACTCTAGCGGAGCAATATAACAACTATAATATTACAatttagtagtgtcaagagactactacaatcttgaaagaaataacactctttatttaaaacaCTTCACTATAATATTACTCACACTTACTATTTTTCTCATAAactacaatctgtggattactctctcttAACTTCCattgcttctctcttattttgatgtaattgaaatgaagaatggaggtctctatttatagtaagagatgccattcaactactacaaagaagatgtcttgttgttgatttagtcctataatttttcaacaaagttaggcacctcccattttcttcaacaaagttgtcaacaaagttaggcatcTCCTATTTTTTTCAACAAAgttgtcaacaaagttaggcacctcccattttcttcacTCCAAAGTGACAATCGTACAGTGTATTTTAATTCTGGATAACGAGTTAAACACAAAATAATAGAAGTCCATAATCAAACATTCTCGTTAATACTTCTGAAATGAAGTGATGACCATGGTTAAGTGGAGTAGGAGGAGAAGGAGAAACGGTATAAATGTGAAAGAGAATTCACGTTGGATTGTGGGTATTGGAAGAAGCTGACACTGCTAGGCTCTGGTACCATATTAACATAAACAATTATTTGGTGAGAAGaacatatacaacaacaacaacccagtaaaatcccactaatggggtctggggagggtagtgtgtacgcagaccttacccctaccccgaaggaatagagaggctgtttccgaaagaccctcggtgAGAAGAACATATACTTTAGAGTAAATTTCATTTAACCTCCTTAACGTTTACTGGTTGAGAAATAATATCTCCTTCACCTTTTGAACGAGAACATTAACCCTCTAGAGCAATGTTTTTTGATGACCTTTGAAACTTTAACACAAGAAAAGTGTGGTAATAATTTTTTTGCTTAAAGATTCAACAAAAGTATAAACCACTGATCACGGTTCAGAAAAAATGAATCAATTTGCTAGTTTCGATGGAAGCAAATAATAAACCTCAAATTCCTAATGTCCAGAAACTCTTCCATTTACGCTAACTTTCGTGATCCCTCAATTATTTATTCTGGTTTAACTTCATGTTTCAGCTGAATTTTATGTAGGGAAAAAATATAGTAGAGCAAGAAAGTTCTCAGCTTGTGTTATCTCTAAGCTTCGCTGGTAATCCTGTCCATAGAGTGGTCTACTATATATTTTGCTGCAACTCTTTGAGATAGAATTGATACCAAAACCCGAGTAACTCTAGCAAAAGGGAGCAAAATGCTGGATGAAGTTAAAGTGGAAGATAATGCTCCTACCATCTGCAGTTATTGAATGCCAACAAAAAAATgcatgttacaccctatattttcgtacgtgaaagtacatcataagtcaattgatgtaagctcagaaatgagatcgtttttgaaagtacataaaataagttaatcatgttaccttggaggttacaaatctttaagatcatggataacaactaccaagagggttgaaaggcttaggagctaagcaaattgaagaaaataagtttcgtcgaatgtcgacaagttgggaatgttataacgtgTACTTTTGGTGtgatactagggttcttaacgtgataaagaggttatgttatgagttattttagtcgtatgatagtcgcgtgttacattttgaagtcaagcgagttttggaacaaaagttggcaaaggtcatcacaagttacattcataatgtgctgaatattaggtcaaatgtatcagaacttttctcctaatatacttggaattacaggaTGATCCATATATCAAATttaagatctacgagtctagtttgtaatgcattaaaccgtttatcaATTGGACATCGGAGcagagagatatttgcagtttcGTGAGACTGCGCAGACAGCAAAGGTGACAAGTAGGTGGATCCctaaagctttttgagcaatacctttcgtgtgttatatgagtttttttgggacatattatataccaaattgaaggtcatggaatttagtttccaacacttttaatCGTTCATTCATACAAAATCAGGATAAAAAGGTATAAGCATGGGAAGAAggaccaatgctagggtgccaagtagcacctttttgactttttaacaaattggatatttatatcccttatgtcgtctctttcttcatttttccagAAACCACAACCAAATAAGAcccataaacttacccttaagatctcgggtttcaaagaagattaacatcccgggtacgaaatcaagaagcgataatattagaacgatccctacaacgtaagtatcgctatatcgcctttctttttctttgtagtttgcgttttggaaggtatttaatagttaagaAAATTCCTACAATctgtatttaatattttaaatatcaaaaaaggttgataaattcgttttctaatagttagaactcacgggacggtgattggaagccgtgagttcgagttattcgacTTGTGGTGGACTGTTTCGAGTTGTTTTTGGGATGTTTAGACTTGAATACACTATAGGAGGTAATTATATTATGTTCTTACATGTTCTTAAGGCtgtcttgatgttgattaagttaaatagATGGGCTaaacatgaactagtgaataaagttgctaattgaggatagttggagttatggattattttctttgttataaatatatggtataaggttGTAATCATTGATGgatgacttcattatcatgttaataatACTGTTAAGTTAAATTAATAAGGCTATAAGGGGTGATGTGGGGTATACAGGTTTCAATCGGAGCTAGCTTGCCACTCGTCGTGAAATAGTTGTGACttcttgttgttatatggtgttttgttattgataattatgtattgcttgATTACTCTTTTCATTTTTGttagtatatggtattggaggaggctcttTTTActggggagatgctgcccaaatttacataaacgagctactagtttaagttgcggacttagcctttactcaacactgattttgaatctctttatgctatggtagattgaattgagttgtttgaaaaattgcttggaaggtattaaggactcaatggagttaagttATGTTAAGTctatctcttctttccttttggcatgatccatatgatgcaatgaaacgagcaagcacgcaacttttaaaaataattctattcttagaagtactaggggtgcctatgttcttgattccccatgtgtctattattttatcatttgttcatgggtctcagtaaataagtaagttgataaagtttatttcatgatattaaccaaaggcatattgatctcatgacattccgagagatcttacttcattatgcattgcattcattgatacatgtatattgacccatgacttGATGGCGTCATATAcacgtatagtatatgtatatggtgTATGGGGAAATGTTGTGGCGatatatacgcatcaccacctgatcagctggtctacgtttatgatttcgcccatagaggccgagatgatatgatgggatgccctcagaggcttagtgatgttatgtacgcacatacctatgcatgacgtgatatttatacgcatatgcatgacattataaatgtttcatgattcagagagctattcagacttacaggttgagttctttactccttgtttctttcatgtcttttatatactgctttcatgccttatatactcggtactttatttgtactgacgtcccttttgcctggggacactacgtttcatgcccgcaggtcccgatagacaggttgagagtcctcatagtaggctatcagctcagcggaaggtgttggtgcactccacttgctccggagttgcctatttggtcagtataatttggacatctattgattggtatggcggggccctgtcccaacctttatgacatttatgcactcttagaggcttgtagacatatgtcatgtatagagatgattgtatggccttgtcggcatatgttttgagtgtacaaatgatcatgtcggccttataggcttgtatgtcacatgtataagtttgtatttccatgttgggtcgtcctatgtcgagtattcccttatgttttattctggttatatcaTGACGACCCTTCTAGCCCATTTACCcgtgatggtatgataagaaagatatgttacattggtgctcggttaggtaaggcaccgggtgcccgtcacggcccatcagtttgggtcgtgacaaaagtggtatcagagcagttctgttttagggagtctacaagttgtgtctagtagagttttgtttaTGGGTGGGTTGTGCACCACTCTTATAAGCAGAaagctacaggacatttaggactgtcactctttcttcttactttagatcgtgtggtagattcagttgtaagaattcaaactcctaaatactattttatttgtaatacaacgatacctacatccagaaagacagttgataaaagattgaatgtggttgtggatgagttgagtcagaggaactcgattttgcatcatgcttatgatgagtaaatgttaggtcttcaacagatcatgtgtgtactaagacgtgtaagcttcttgataaagaGTCCTAagacatgaatatctatccacccatatggtaaaaagcaacgagagaaggtagatacaagtttcaataagtaaaagaagcaaggtgaagaaggattcgaggtacccagttagtgaagattatcagtatttacaattcagacagagaaatataagcattctaagttactttcaatagtaacagagatatatacaattgaccaCACCTATCTCAATTATGccatatgggagctaacagatatagtttaagagaaggacgggatatcaggatccagctggggttagagtaacccaaaattgtggatggattgttatcatttgCTCACATTTCAGAATGATATTGCAAACGTgttaatagttctccttgtgagacacacagatggtgcactctagagtagtacagtcagatataaacactagaatgttcaaaaatttAAGAAGATGGatattggaatcctagaagggataaatatttaccttagtatgactcccgtctctagaaaaaaaaaaggagagagaatgttaggcgttC
This sequence is a window from Nicotiana tomentosiformis chromosome 5, ASM39032v3, whole genome shotgun sequence. Protein-coding genes within it:
- the LOC104120656 gene encoding MADS-box protein AGL42-like — translated: MVRGKVQMKRIENATSRQVTFSKRRNGIMKKAYELSVLCDAEVAVIIFSQKGRLYEFSSSSMQKAIGRYRQYTKETLINNNSSLEVEHHMEHLKEETANIAKKIEILEVSKRKLMGQGIGSCSMNELQEIDSQLERSLKNIRARKTQLFKDKIQRLKAKEKQLLEENERLSEECGLRRQPEAPPPPLTRISQQKETASCSHSVQNSEVETDLFIGLPDICWS